Proteins from a single region of Drosophila biarmipes strain raj3 chromosome 3R, RU_DBia_V1.1, whole genome shotgun sequence:
- the LOC108032913 gene encoding ubiquitin-conjugating enzyme E2-17 kDa isoform X1: protein MVYLAVLFWPAYCTSHVYFILQEDPPTGVSGAPTDNNIMIWNAVIFGPHDTPFEDGTFKLTIEFTEEYPNKPPTVRFVSKVFHPNVYADGGICLDILQNRWSPTYDVSAILTSIQSLLSDPNPNSPANSTAAQLYKENRREYEKRVKACVEQSFID from the exons at GGTTTATCTTGCTGTGCTTTTTTGGCCTGCATATTGTACATCACatgtatattttat ACTTCAGGAGGATCCACCAACGGGTGTTTCGGGTGCGCCAACAGATAATAATATTATGATATGGAACGCTGTGATTTTTGGTCCACACGATACACCATTCGAGGACGGAACCTTTAAGTTAACCATAGAATTTACGGAAGAGTATCCAAACAAACCGCCAACAGTTCGATTCGTATCGAAAGTATTTCATCCCAATGTGTACGCAGACGGTGGAATATGCTTGGACATATTGCAGAACCGTTGGAGTCCCACATACGACGTGTCAGCCATACTAACATCTATACAG TCACTGCTGAGCGATCCTAATCCCAATTCACCGGCTAACTCCACCGCCGCCCAGCTGTACAAAGAAAATCGCCGCGAGTACGAGAAGCGTGTGAAAGCCTGCGTGGAGCAGAGTTTCATCGATTAG
- the LOC108032913 gene encoding ubiquitin-conjugating enzyme E2-17 kDa isoform X2, which yields MSTPARRRLMRDFKRLQEDPPTGVSGAPTDNNIMIWNAVIFGPHDTPFEDGTFKLTIEFTEEYPNKPPTVRFVSKVFHPNVYADGGICLDILQNRWSPTYDVSAILTSIQSLLSDPNPNSPANSTAAQLYKENRREYEKRVKACVEQSFID from the exons ATGTCAACACCCGCACGCAGACGTCTTATGAGAGATTTCAAAAG ACTTCAGGAGGATCCACCAACGGGTGTTTCGGGTGCGCCAACAGATAATAATATTATGATATGGAACGCTGTGATTTTTGGTCCACACGATACACCATTCGAGGACGGAACCTTTAAGTTAACCATAGAATTTACGGAAGAGTATCCAAACAAACCGCCAACAGTTCGATTCGTATCGAAAGTATTTCATCCCAATGTGTACGCAGACGGTGGAATATGCTTGGACATATTGCAGAACCGTTGGAGTCCCACATACGACGTGTCAGCCATACTAACATCTATACAG TCACTGCTGAGCGATCCTAATCCCAATTCACCGGCTAACTCCACCGCCGCCCAGCTGTACAAAGAAAATCGCCGCGAGTACGAGAAGCGTGTGAAAGCCTGCGTGGAGCAGAGTTTCATCGATTAG